The window GGCAAGCCGAGCACCTTCTCCATCTCCGGGGCGATTCGACCAGACATCGCGACCCGGGTAAGCCCCTCTATGTCCTTGGGCAGACTGCCCAATTCCCCCTCCCGGAAGGACAGGTAGAACGTGCGGCTGAGCGGGCTGTACGGTCCGCCACGGGCGCGCAGCACCTCGAAGGGCACCATGCGCAATTGCGAGGCGAAATGGCGAGATTGCCACAGGCACATGGGCGTCGTCACGGCAAAGCCCAGGCCCGCGGCCACCAGGCTCAGCAAGGGGTCGGTGGTGTCGAACTCGCAGGTGCGCTCCACGCGGTCGGCATGGCGCACGAGGAAGGCATCGATTTCTTCGCCGATGGTGGAGCGCGCGCTGTAGCAGACCAGGCGGCAATCGGCCCAGGGCTGCCTCGTCGAAGTGCAGTTTCTTCACTACGATCAGCCTTGAAGAAAAGCCACCTGCGAGGCGGCGCGCGATCTCCTTGCTGCTGAGCTGGTCCAGCCGTGCGCGCGGGCTCGGCGCTGGCACGTCGGGCAGCGCGGTGAACACCAGCCTCCCCCTCCGACTCAAGAACGACGATAAGCCGACCTCGCGCCGGGTATGCAGGACTTTCCCTTGCGCAGCCTCATCAGGGGTTGCCCGCCCACGGAGGCCAGCTTGGCCAGGCGAACAAAACAACGTCGGCCGTTCTCTCCCAAAGCCGTCTCTACGCCCGTCCAACCCGCGTTGCGGGTAATCCCTGCCACTGCTTGATTAGAACAACTGATGCGCCGCTGTTTAGAGTGCCAGCGACCCCTTGATGGAAGCCTGGAGACGAACACCGTGACCTATTCAGTCGAGCAGCGGCATTCGCGCGAGGTTGGCTGCTCAGCCCTATCGATTTCTAGCCAAGCCTTGATGGCCCTTCAACGAGCGCACCATCCTGAAGGGCGCGACCAATGAGCAGGACTTCGCGGACACGCCTCGCGGCCGCCGTCGTGATGCTCGTCGCGGGCGCCTGCCTGGCGGGACTCGTCGGCCGCAGCGGGAGCATGCACGCTGCAGAGGCAGCGACTTTGCCTCATCTCTGCAACAGCTACCGGGGCCTGCCCGAGGGCTTCGGCAGCCAGGCCCGGGCGGGCATGGTGCGCGTTCCTGCCGGCACGGTCCGGCTCGGCAGCGACCAGGGCTATTCCGAGGAACAGCCGACTGGCGAATCCTTGCATGTCGATGCCTTCTGGATCGACCGAACCGAGGTAACCAATGCCCAGTTCTCGGCGTTCGTCGACGCGACTGGCTACGTCACCGGAGCCGAACGCGAAGGCGCCGCCGCAGTTTTCCAGGCTCCACGCGCGGACCATGGCGTCCTGCGCGACGGCGAATGGTGGGTATGGCGACAGGGTGCCAACTGGCGCCGCCCCCAGGGCGTCGCAAGCAACGCGGCGGCCAAGCCCAACGAGCCCGTCGTGCTCGTAACCCATGCCGATGCCATCGCCTATGCACGATGGCTTGGACGTGACCTGCCGTCTGAGGCCGAGTGGGAATACGCGGCCCAGGGCGGCGGCTCGGCGGAACAGATCGACCGCGAGCCGCGCGATGCCCAGGGTCATCCGACGGCGAACTACTGGCAAGGAATCTTCCCCGATCTCAACGCCACGGAAGACGGCTACGCGACCCTTGCCCCGGTGGGCTGCTTCGCCGCCAACGGATACGGCCTGTTCGACGTGATCGGCAATGTGTGGGAACTGACGCGCGACCGCTACACCGGGTCGCATCAACCCCATGGCAACGGCGATCCTGTTGCTTCCATCCGGCAAGCCGGCGCTGCTTCGCGCCG is drawn from Variovorax sp. PBS-H4 and contains these coding sequences:
- a CDS encoding formylglycine-generating enzyme family protein, producing MSRTSRTRLAAAVVMLVAGACLAGLVGRSGSMHAAEAATLPHLCNSYRGLPEGFGSQARAGMVRVPAGTVRLGSDQGYSEEQPTGESLHVDAFWIDRTEVTNAQFSAFVDATGYVTGAEREGAAAVFQAPRADHGVLRDGEWWVWRQGANWRRPQGVASNAAAKPNEPVVLVTHADAIAYARWLGRDLPSEAEWEYAAQGGGSAEQIDREPRDAQGHPTANYWQGIFPDLNATEDGYATLAPVGCFAANGYGLFDVIGNVWELTRDRYTGSHQPHGNGDPVASIRQAGAASRRGEQVVIKGGSFLCARSYCLRYRTTARQPQEADMSTSHVGFRTVLRGPTGS